GTCCCGGCTGCTGGAGGCGTGATCACCGTCGGATAGGCGCGGTCCGTGGAATATTGCAGGAACGACAGGTGAGCCTCGTATCTGTCCAGGACGTCATTGATGACCTGTTCAGGTGACAGGCCCATCAGGTCATAGCCCTCGGAACCAGTTTGAGTGAACACCTCCAGCCGGTAGTAGACGTCTATTTCCCGTTGCACACTGCGGCCGCCAAATACCGGCACGGGTGCCTCGACGGCGGCAACGCGATACTGGAAGTTGCGGTAACTGGCCATCTTGACGATCAGCGTGTGGTCGGTGATGCCGGTAGCCGCGTTAGGGCTATGGGTCAGTTCAACGTCGTAGCGAAGTTGCTTGAACTCCTCGGCGACGGCGGTCAGCGCCGGGTTGATGACCTTCTCGACGAACTGGGCCACAGACTTTGTTGAAGGATAAGACCGCAGGTGGGCCAGTCGCTGACGCCACGTCTTTTCCGGCACCTGGCCGCCGGTGGCCGCCGTCGAACGCCTGCGCATCACGTGACCTTCCCGCTCGGCCCGTTCCATGCGCAGCCCCTTAGAGAAGGAAGCCATGACGAAGTAGGCGATGATGGTGACCGGCAGGGCAAAGATCAAAGTTGCATACTCCATGGTTGCCACGCCCCCAGCGACCAGCATGGACACCGTCAGAACCGCGGTGAGTAGCGCCCAAAAGATGCGCAGCCACTTGGCACCATCTACGCTCGGATCGGGAATGCTGGAGGAGAAATTGGACATCACCATGGCGCCGGAGTTGGCGCTCGTCAGGTAGAACAAGAGTCCTGACAAGGTCGCCAGGCCAATCAGGAAAGGGGCGCCGGGGAACATTTCCAAGAGTGCGTACCAGCCATGTTCGGGACTGTCGATGGCAAGTTTCGCAAACTCAGTGTTCCCGTCGAGCACTTCACGCAGGGCGCTGTTTCCAAAGATGGAGACAATGAAGAAATCGCACAAGACGGGTGCAGTGATGGCCGCGATGACAAACTCTCGCAAGGTTCGACCGCGTGAGATGCGTGCCAGAAACAACACGACGAAGGGGCCCCACGCCAGCCAAAACGCCCAAAAGAACAGTGTCCACCCGGCCATCCAGTTCGAACCGTCTGGTTCATAGGCGAGGGTTTGAAGTGTGCGTTCCGGGAAGGTGGCGATGAATCGGCCAATGTTCTCCACGAATGCGTTGAGTAGAAAAGAGGTGTGGCCTGTCACCAGAATGTAGAGCATCATGGCCCCGGCAGACCACAAGTTGAGTTCGGAAATGATCCGAATTCTCTTATCCACCCCAGAGGTGCAAGCAGCAACAGTCATGATCACGGCGACCACCACGAGTGAGATTTGCAGGGCCAGACCCTCCTGTAGTCCGAAGAGCCAGGCGAAGCCGACATTGAGCAGGACCACGCCAATGCCCATGGAGGTGGCCACGCCAAACACGGTGCCGACAAGTGTGATGATGTCGATGACGTTTCCGGTGGCCCCACGCACCCGCTTTCCTAGGAGGGGGTACAAGGCCGCCCGGATGGATAGTGGCATGCCCCACCGGTACGAGAAGTAGCCCATGGCCATACCCAGGAGCGCGTAGACCGACCACCCGGCGATGCCGTAGTGGAACATGGTCCAAACGACCGCATCACGCGCTGCTTCTGCTGACTCCGGAGCGCCTGTTGGTGGTGAAACATATTGTGTGATGGGTCCGGTGACCGAGTAAAAGAGCATGTCGATGCCCACACCGGCGGCGAAGAGCATGGCAACTCACGTAAAGAGATTGTATTTCGGTCGCGAGTGGTCCGGGCCCAGCCGGACGCTGCCTTCCTTGGACAGGGCCACCCACAGCACAAACACCACGACGAGTGTAATGGTCACAACGTAATACCAACCAAGGTTTGTGGCGATCCAGTTCACGACGGTGTGCATGATGGCTTTGGCCGTCACCGGCATGACCATGGCCCACACCGAAAAGGCCAACACGATGGCCGCGGAGATGCAGAGGACCCACCAGTTGACGCGCGGACCGGGTTGGATGGCGAGCTCGGCCGGACCCTTGGCCAACAACTCATTGCTGGTCAGGGGCGGCCGCTTGCCCTCCGTCACATCGTTCTTATCACGAGCCCCAACGCCAAACAGGCTCCGTTGCACCATGCTCGGCGGTGCGTCATGCCCACCTTCTCGCTCATCGTCGCTACTGTTCACGAATTCCTCCAACGCATCCAGAAGGCTTCCTTGTAGGACAACGCTGTATGGCTTGTGGTTCCACAGGCGAGCGGCCCAGCGACACCCCACCCAGATCGGCGCGCTGCAGTTGAGGGCTCAGGCTCCCATGCTAGTCACTCGTGACGCGCGGCGGTGCGGTGGAATCCCTGATGACCAACTCTGTAGCGAGTTCCATGTGTGCTGAATCCAGAGCCTCACCCTTGGCCAAACGCAGCACGGCCCGCAAGGCGGCTCGGCCCATCTCCTGAAGCGGCTGCGCCACGGAGGTCAACCGCGGCAGGGTCTGTTCCGTCAGTGGAGTTCCATCAAAGCCCACCAAACTCAAGTCCTCGGGGACCCGAAGGCCATGGTGCCGCGCTTGCTCCAGAACGCCAAGAGCGACGGAATCGGAACCTGCGAATATCGCCGTCGGAGGTTCCTCCAGAGCCAAGAGTTGACGGGTGCCCACAACACCGAAGGCCTGATTGAACTCCCCGGCCAGAATGTATTCCGGCCGGGAGGAAATCCCGTGACCCATCAATGCCGCAAGGTACCCATGGAGCCGGGCAACGCTACATTCAGCAGCGTTGGGACCACCCAGGTAGGCAATCCTGGTGTGTCCTAGGGAAATTAAGTGTTCGGTGGCCTCTTTTCCGCCCGCCCAGTTTGTGGCGCCCACACTGCTGTATCCCTGGCGCGGGGGATTGAGTGGATCGATCACCACCACCGGAATGTTGCGCTGCTGGAATGAATCCAGCAACGCAGCGGTCATTTCTGAGGTGACCATAATCAGGCCCTTCCGCCCGGACTCCACCATGCGTTGGGCCCACTCCTCATGATTTGCGCGGTGCAGCTTCGCCGGCGTCACGTTACCCACCACAACGTCTACGTCTTCAATTGCAGCACAGTCCAAGATGCCAGTCACTAACTCCATGGAGTACGGGGTGTTAAGCCCGTCAATGACAAGATCCACCATGGCAGGGCCTGTGGACCTAGCCCGACGCTGCATGGGTGATTCATAGCCAAGCTCGGTCAGCGCTGCTTGAACCCGAATACGCGTGGCGTCGGCAACATCATCGCGCCCATTGATCACCTTGGAAACCGTTGGGGCCGAGACGCCCGCCAACGCGGCGACTGTCGCTAGAACTGGCTTCACCTTTGAATTCACGTGTTTCACAACATCACCAGCTTCTTTCGAAATGTTTCAACAGTCGAAGTGTCCAACATTTCCGTGGCGAGAGTCAAACGGTGACAAATAGTGCTTGACGTGTGATGGGCATCACGGCTATGTTCTTTTCAGGAACAGAATTAGTTGCGAAATATTTCGATTCGAATGAATGTCCCACACGCAATCAACATCTACCGAAGCCACGCGCTCACTATCTATCAATGGAGATAAGAAATGGAACACAAAACATCCTCCCGCCGCTCCTTCCTCACCCTGGCCGGCCTTGCACCCTTGGCCGTTTGGGGTCTGAGCGCCTGCGGAACCTCCGGCCCCGGCGGCGATAAGGGGGCCGCTGGAAGTGCAAGCATGTGGTCGCTGACAGGACCGCCCGGTGAGACCATCCGCAAGAACTCCATCGACACCTTCAACAAGGCCAACGCGGACACCCAGGTCAAGCTCACGCTGTTCCAGAACGATGCCTTCAAAACCAAGATCAAGACCGCCATCGGCGCCGGTGAAGCTCCCACCATGATCTACGGATGGGGCGGCGGCGGATTGAAGACGTACGCACAAGCCGAACAGGTGCTCGACTTGACGTCCTGGCTCGAGGAGAACCCCAAAGTCAAGGACAAACTGTTCCCGTCAGCCTTCGGCGCGGCAACGATTGATGGCAAAATCTACGCCTTGCCCAATGAAACCGTTGCGCCCATCATCCTCTTCTTCAACAAGACACTCTTTGACAAGGCGGGCGCTCAGCCGCCCAAGACCTGGGACGATCTGATGGCTCTGACCAAGACGTTCAACGATCTTGGCATTGCTCCCATCTCGCTCGCCGGCCAGTCCCGCTGGACGTCGATGATGTGGTTGGAGTTAATGTTTGACAGGGTAGGTGGCCCGGAGGTCTTCAATGACGTCTTCGCTGGGAAGGAAAATGCTTGGTCCAACCCGGCCGCTCTTGAGGCTCTGACCAAGATCCAGGAGCTGGTCTCTGCTAACGGTTTCATCAAGGGCTTCAACTCCATCACCGCAGATTCCAACGCAGATCAGGCCCTGCTCTACACCGGCAAGGCTGCCATGATGCTCCATGGTGCGTGGACCTATGGAGGCATGAAGGCCGACGGCGGCGACTTTGTTCCCGGCGGAAACTTGGGTTGGGTTGATTTCCCCACGGTGGCTGGCGGAAAGGGCGATGCTAAGAACGGGGTGGGCAACCCCGGCCAGTACATGTCCATCTCATCCAAGGCAACCGCGGAGGAAGTAGACACTGCCAAGAAGTACTTTGCCGAAGGACTCCTGAGCCCGGCGGAAGTCAGCGCCTGGATCGAATCCGGGGCCGTGCCCATTGTTGTTGGCATTGAAGACCAGCTGGCTGCTACGGCAGATAAGGACTTCCTGACGTACGTCTACAACTCTGCCAAGGATGCCCCCAACTTCCAGCAATCCTGGGATCAGGCATTGACCCCGACAGCCGCCGAAGCGCTGTTGAACAACATTGACCAGCTGTTCACCAAGTCAATTACGCCGGAGAAATTCGCCAGCAACATGAATGCGACGATTGGCAAATGAGCGCATCCGTGACCATCACTGAGCGAGGCTCAGGAACGCAACGGAAAGGCCGGCGCTCTGGCGGGGGCAAAGTAGATGGTGCTGGTGCGCAGGCTGATAGCCAGAAGTCACACTCCACCGCTACTGGCGCCTTGAATTGGCTAGTGGTGCCGGCCCTGGTTCTGTTTTTAGTCTTCGCCATCGTCCCGTTGGTTGGTGTGCTGGTACTGAGCTTTACCGACTGGGATGGCATTGGTGCCATCAATTTCAACGGCGTGGAAAACTGGTTGCGTTCCTTTAGTGACCCCTCCATGTACAAGGCATTGGGCCTGACGTTCCTCATCATGGTCCTAACTTGGGTCATCCAGACTCCCATCAGCTTGCTGCTGGGTACTTTCACGGCAGGGTCACAGAAGTACCGGGCCTTATTGGCCGTACTGTACTTCCTGCCACTGTTGCTGTCCTCTGCGGCGATCGCCATCGCCTATAAGACTCTGCTGGATCCCAACTTTGGCCTGGCTGCCGGGTTGCACATGCCGATCTTGGCGCAGGACTGGCTGGGTCAGCCCCAGTTGGCTCTCGGCGTCGTGATCTTTGTGGTCTCCTGGCAGTTCATCCCCTTCCATACCCTGATCTACCAGGGTGGTGTGCGCCAGATCCCCAAATCGCTCTATGAGGCGGCGTCCATTGATGGGGCGGGACGCGTCAAGCAGTTCTTCTACATCACGGTGCCGCAGCTGAAATACACCATCATCACCTCCTCAACCTTGATGGTGGTGGGTGCGGTGACCTACTTTGACATGATCTTTGTGCTGACCGGCGGAGGGCCTGGCAATGCCACCCGCAACCTTGCCCTCGATATGTACCTGACAGGCTTCAAAGCCAACCAGATGGGTCAGGCCAGCGTCACGGCCGTGATCTTGGTGGTCTTGGGGCTCGGTATCGCCTTGTGGCTGCAACGACTTGGCGGCAAAGACAAAAACGGCAGCCAATTGGAAGGCATGTAACCATGGCAACTACTTTGCCCACACAGGCAACACCCAGCAAACGGAACATCAACTCAGCTCAGGGTGTTGGCGACCGCCTAAGAAAGTTGAACCTGCCTGGGGGTGCAGCTGGTTGGATCTGGCTCGCCATCATCATCATCCCCGTCTATTACATTGTGGTGACCTCCTTCAAGTCTCAGGCCGGTTACTTTAGCCAAAACCCCCTGGCCATACCCTCGGAACCAACGCTAGATAACTACAAGATGGTGATTGCCAATGATTTTGGCCGCTACTTCCTGAACAGCGTCATCGTCACATTGGGGGCCACCGTACCAGCTGTCGGGTTCTCCTTCATGGCGGCCTTCGCCATTGTGCGCGGCCAGAGCCGGTTCCTCAAAGGGGTCAACGGACTGTTCCTGATGGGATTAGCCATCCCGCTGCAGGCCACCATCATCCCGGTCTACCTGCTGATCATCAAGATGAATCTTTACGATTCACTGTTGGCTCTGGTGCTGCCATCGATCGCGTTTGCCATCCCCCTCACCGTATTGATTCTTTCCAACTTCATCAGGGACGTTCCTAATGAATTGTTTGAATCCATGCGCCTGGATGGATGCAGTGAATGGCAGACCATGTGGCGCCTGGCCCTACCCCTGACCAAGCCGGCCATTGTCACTGTTTCCATCTACAACGGTCTGGGCGTCTGGAACGGCTTCCTGCTGCCACTGATCTTGACGCAAAGCCCGGAGCTGCGTGTTCTCCCCTTGGCTCTCTGGACGTTCCAGGGCCAGTATTCGGTCAATATTCCCGCTGTTCTGGCCTCCGTTGTCCTGACCACGCTGCCCATCCTGGTGCTGTACATCATTGGCCGGCGCCAACTGCTCAGCGGCCTGACCGCCGGTTTCAGCAAGTAGCTCTCGAAAGGACACTATTCATATGACACCGCAGAAACCTGCCTTGCGTGTGGGGATGGCGGGCTACGCCTTCATGGGAGCAGCCCACTCCCATGCGTGGCGCAACGCGCACCGCTTCTTCGACTTACCCCTCATCCCGGAGCTAACGGCAATCGCCGGACGTAAGCAATCCGCCGTCGAACATGCCGCCGCACAGATGGGCTGGGCTTCCACGGAAACCGATTGGCGGGCACTGATTGAACGTGACGATATTGACCTGATCGATATCTGCACCCCCGGAGACACCCACGCTGAAATCGCCATCGCAGCACTGCAGGCCGGCAAGCACGTGCTGTGCGAAAAGCCGCTCGCCAACAGTGTGGCCGAGGCCCAGGAAATGACCGAGGTCGCGGCGGAGGCGGCCCGCAACGGCGTGTTTGCCATGTGCGGGTATTCGTACCGCCGCACTCCAGCCTTGGCGCTCATGAAACGCATGATCGCCGACGGGAAAGTCGGGACCATCCGCCACGTCCGCGCCCAATACCTCCAGGACTGGCTCTCGGATGAAAACGCACCCCTGACCTGGCGCATGGACAAGACGAAATCCGGCTCGGGTGCGCTCGGCGACATCGGCGCACACAGCATTGACGCGGCCCAATTCGTCACCGGCCAACGCATCACCGGCGTCTCCGCCATCATGGAAACTTTCAC
The Arthrobacter alpinus genome window above contains:
- a CDS encoding LacI family DNA-binding transcriptional regulator, with product MKPVLATVAALAGVSAPTVSKVINGRDDVADATRIRVQAALTELGYESPMQRRARSTGPAMVDLVIDGLNTPYSMELVTGILDCAAIEDVDVVVGNVTPAKLHRANHEEWAQRMVESGRKGLIMVTSEMTAALLDSFQQRNIPVVVIDPLNPPRQGYSSVGATNWAGGKEATEHLISLGHTRIAYLGGPNAAECSVARLHGYLAALMGHGISSRPEYILAGEFNQAFGVVGTRQLLALEEPPTAIFAGSDSVALGVLEQARHHGLRVPEDLSLVGFDGTPLTEQTLPRLTSVAQPLQEMGRAALRAVLRLAKGEALDSAHMELATELVIRDSTAPPRVTSD
- a CDS encoding extracellular solute-binding protein; this translates as MEHKTSSRRSFLTLAGLAPLAVWGLSACGTSGPGGDKGAAGSASMWSLTGPPGETIRKNSIDTFNKANADTQVKLTLFQNDAFKTKIKTAIGAGEAPTMIYGWGGGGLKTYAQAEQVLDLTSWLEENPKVKDKLFPSAFGAATIDGKIYALPNETVAPIILFFNKTLFDKAGAQPPKTWDDLMALTKTFNDLGIAPISLAGQSRWTSMMWLELMFDRVGGPEVFNDVFAGKENAWSNPAALEALTKIQELVSANGFIKGFNSITADSNADQALLYTGKAAMMLHGAWTYGGMKADGGDFVPGGNLGWVDFPTVAGGKGDAKNGVGNPGQYMSISSKATAEEVDTAKKYFAEGLLSPAEVSAWIESGAVPIVVGIEDQLAATADKDFLTYVYNSAKDAPNFQQSWDQALTPTAAEALLNNIDQLFTKSITPEKFASNMNATIGK
- a CDS encoding carbohydrate ABC transporter permease, with the translated sequence MSASVTITERGSGTQRKGRRSGGGKVDGAGAQADSQKSHSTATGALNWLVVPALVLFLVFAIVPLVGVLVLSFTDWDGIGAINFNGVENWLRSFSDPSMYKALGLTFLIMVLTWVIQTPISLLLGTFTAGSQKYRALLAVLYFLPLLLSSAAIAIAYKTLLDPNFGLAAGLHMPILAQDWLGQPQLALGVVIFVVSWQFIPFHTLIYQGGVRQIPKSLYEAASIDGAGRVKQFFYITVPQLKYTIITSSTLMVVGAVTYFDMIFVLTGGGPGNATRNLALDMYLTGFKANQMGQASVTAVILVVLGLGIALWLQRLGGKDKNGSQLEGM
- a CDS encoding carbohydrate ABC transporter permease, whose protein sequence is MATTLPTQATPSKRNINSAQGVGDRLRKLNLPGGAAGWIWLAIIIIPVYYIVVTSFKSQAGYFSQNPLAIPSEPTLDNYKMVIANDFGRYFLNSVIVTLGATVPAVGFSFMAAFAIVRGQSRFLKGVNGLFLMGLAIPLQATIIPVYLLIIKMNLYDSLLALVLPSIAFAIPLTVLILSNFIRDVPNELFESMRLDGCSEWQTMWRLALPLTKPAIVTVSIYNGLGVWNGFLLPLILTQSPELRVLPLALWTFQGQYSVNIPAVLASVVLTTLPILVLYIIGRRQLLSGLTAGFSK
- a CDS encoding Gfo/Idh/MocA family protein — protein: MTPQKPALRVGMAGYAFMGAAHSHAWRNAHRFFDLPLIPELTAIAGRKQSAVEHAAAQMGWASTETDWRALIERDDIDLIDICTPGDTHAEIAIAALQAGKHVLCEKPLANSVAEAQEMTEVAAEAARNGVFAMCGYSYRRTPALALMKRMIADGKVGTIRHVRAQYLQDWLSDENAPLTWRMDKTKSGSGALGDIGAHSIDAAQFVTGQRITGVSAIMETFTTQRPIGGEFVGLGGNTTVDASTEMGPVTVDDAVIFSARFDGGPIGVFEATRAALGRKNAMRLEVNGSLGSLAFDFEDMNFLQFYDQRDEAGSRGFHRIMVTEPEHPYVGNWWPTGHGLGYEHGFTHQVVDLVTALGNKTQPTPSFSEALGVQRVLAAVEDSATNNSIFTPTEENS